In the genome of Mustelus asterias chromosome 9, sMusAst1.hap1.1, whole genome shotgun sequence, the window TCCCAATAGTTTGTTTCTTCCTTTACTCGATACTACAGTTATAATCCCAATGAACGGTGTTTTAGCAACTGGAATCTTTGATGTAGGGGATTGTTGCGTCATCTTTGGTGTCACCTTAGCTGTTGAGGTATTAGTGGTAGTTAACTGGATGTTTGGAAGGGTGGTGGTGGTCAGTGGAATGGTTGTCCTTTTCTGAGTGTTGGTGTCTGCAAGAGTAGTGGTTGTTATTGTCTGAGTGCTGGTGACTGGAAGAGTGGTTGTTGTTGTCCGAGTGGTGGTTGTTGTTGTCCGAGTGGTGGTGGCTAGAAGAGTGGTTGGGAGAGTAGTGGTCATTGTTGTTGGAGTGGTGGTTGTTGTCGGAGTggtggtgactgggagagtggTTGGGAGCGTAGTGGTCATTGTTGTTGGAGTGGTGGTTGTTGTCCGAGTggtggtgactgggagagtggTTGGGAGAGTAGTGGTCATTGTTGTTGGAGTGGTGGTTGTTGTCCGAGTggtggtgactgggagagtggTTGGGAGAGTAGTGGTCATTGTTGTTGGAGTGGTGGTGGTTGTTGTCCGAGTGGTGGTGACTGGAAGAGTGGTGGTTGTTGTCGGAGTggtggtgactgggagagtggTTGGGAGGGTGCTGGTTGCTGTTGGTTGTAAAGTGGTCGCTGAGAGAGTAGTATGGTAATTGGTGCTTGTTAGCTGGATAGTAGTCAATAGCAGATTGGTTAGGAAGGCAGAGGTTGGTGTTGTGTGGATGGTTGGGTGAATGATCTTTGGCTTGTCAGTAGTCAATGAGAGCGCGGTTAGGAGGGGGTTGGCTGCCAGTGTAATGGAGGGTGTCCTTGTCATTGTTAATGGTTTAGTGGTCACGGGGAGAGTGTAAAATTTTGTATGGGTGGAAGAAGTTCTTGATTGAACTGTGGTTGTTTGAAGAGTGCTGACTGTTGTTGGCCGACGGGTAGTTATTTTGGTAGGAGCAAGATTAGATGTGAGATTTCTGAGCTGATCCAGAGGAATTCCTTTATCTGACAATTCTTCTTCCATGGACTCATCTTCCATGCTTTCTGAATCTGTATGCAAAAAGAATAGAAACATTTGTGCATTTCTGAAACAGAAGATATTGAAATATGGTAACTGGAAATTGGTGATTTTCAGATAGAAAACCCACACATTGTATTTTGCTGAGACAGGTTTGAGGTTCTGATACAATGGGTTCATCTGATGCTCTGGAGGTTTGGGTTTAAATCCATGCAAGGTTGGGGGGATAAAAAGCCTTAAGTTTTCTGTCTTGTTCAAGAGTGACACGGAAAATACAACTTCAAGACTTCTCTGTAACCATTAAGAAAAGCTGACGTAATATTTTGTCCCATTATTTGGCTACTCAACTACTGATATGGCGCAATTTCTCATCCCCATCTTAGGTGAGCACCTGCGGAAAGCTGGATATTGCCTGAAATAGCCTAGTTATTTAATCTCAGAAATACCCGAGAGATTGGCTACTACAGATTTGGTAAGGGGTTAAGTCGTGGTGTAGGTCTAAGACCTCATTACATCTCCATTAGAAATAGAAAACTCCCAGTCTGTGCCCAGGTTACGACACCACACATTGCAAGGGCTCAGACAATGTGCCTATTACCTGATCCAAAGTCAGAAGGACACTGCCCAATACAATATTGATTTTTGTGGTCAAAAGGTATCAAGTTTAATTCATCGTCCATGCCACATTTGCTCATGATTTGCTGGACTTTGCAGTGCAGTCATTTCTTGAACAGGATCCAGATTTGGTCTGAATAACCCAACAACACTTACAGATTAGACTTAACTGTGTAAGGAATCGGAGGCTGGACAGTGAACACAGAACTGGATGTCTGCCAGAGTCAGCATCTTCAAGGAGAGGAGGGAATCCCGGGTCCGTGGCTGAGGAGAGGATGTGCAGTGGGGACTGATGCCAATGGCTTCAGCTGGGTCCCGTCCCCAAGCCTACATTTGGAATCTGGCAGCATGACCTTGGATGACTTTGCCAAGTAGAGGATGTAGATGAGAAACAGGAGAGGAAAAAGAACAGTTCCAGCAGGGAAAGGAAGGCATTGTAGGGGATTCCCTGACTATGATTGGCTAGGTAAAAGTAGAACTAAGTGAAGGCAGTTTGAGTTAGTTGGGCAATGGAGGAGAGGAAGACAGCATAGTCAACAATTTCAAAGGACACAGGTTGAGAACCCtaaaatagttacagcacagaagggtgtCACTTGGCTTGTCGAAtacatgccagctctctgcaagtgcAACCCTGCTCGTCCCATTTCCTTGCCCATTCCCCTTTAGCCCAGCAAACTTCTATTTCCTTCAGATAAttacccaattctcttttgaaagctataattgaatctgcctccaccatactctcagacagCAGTTTCTAACTACACACTGAATTACAACATTTTTCATCGTGCTACCTTTGGGTATTTTGCCAAtcgccttaaatctgtgccctcttgttcttgacccttctgccgagaggaacagtttctctccattggCATTATCCAGAAGCCTCGTGATTCTGAACATctaaatcaaatctcctctcaaccttctctaaggagagcaaccccagttcctcatccctggaaccattcttgtgaatattttctgcatcctctttatgtgttcccattcttcctgaggtgtggtgcccTGAATTGGACACagaactccagctgaggctgcACCAGTGATTCATAAAAGTTTCACCAGAACTTCCTTATCTTTGTACTCAATGCTACCTTTTATGAAATCCaggattccatttgctttcttagcctgcctggccaccttcatatactccagatccctctgctcattCACCCTCTTTAGAATTGCATCCTCTATTTTATATCATCTCTCCTCATTCCTCCTAccaaaaatgaatcacttcacacttctctgcattaaattccatctgccattgatcCAACCACATGACTAGCCTGTCTAGACTCTCTAAAATTGTTAACTGAAAATTGTATCTTGAAAGCTCAAGTCTAGGTCATTGATATACATCAAGAAAAAGCAGGGTCCTAACACCAACCCCTTCACTATAGGGcttcctccagtccgaaaaacaactgttcaccactactctctgtttcctgtcactcagccaatttcatatccatgctgcTATTGTCTCTTTCATTCCACGAGCTGTAACTTTGCGGACAAGCTTGCTACGTGGAACTTTATCAAGTGCTCTTTTGAAGTCCATATTTACCACATCATCTGCATTCTCCTCATTTTGTCCTGAGTTATCATTTAAAACTTCCCGACCATCGAAGTTGAACTGACAGGCCTGTTGTCGCTGGGCTTACGGTGTAATATAtagaattctccaatcctctggcacaatCCAAGTTTCTATGGAGAATGAAAAATTATAGCCAGTCTCCCCACCCTTATTTCCCTCTGTATCCCTGGATgtatctcatctggtcctggtgactAATCAATTTTAAGTACAGCCAGCTTATCCAATAACTCCTCTTCATCGATTTTTAGCCCATTGGGTTTCTCAATTATCTCTTCTTTCATTATAACTTTGACAGCATTTTCTTCAATGGTAAAGACAGATTCAAAGTATTCTTTTGgtacctcaatcatgtcacctACCTCCATGTCTAAATCAACTTTAGGTTCCTAATCAGCTTCACTTTTTGgatttagctgccagtctcttctcatacctCACTTTTTTATTAAactctccctctgcactttctatATTAAGCCTAGTTCTCAATTGTGTTATCCACCTGGCATCCGTCACATGCACCCTTCTTCAACCATTCAGGAGCTCTggtttgtttgccctaccttttcCCCCTTGTGGGAATATACCTTTACTGTACCAaaactatctcctccttaaagccAGCCCATTGTCAGGCAAAGCTGTAATTAAACAATTTTTGATTCACTTTATCTGGGTCAGATACACTCCcctaaattaattatttttacattGGCTTGTAATCAGACATATATTATTCAGATACAATAAACACATTTATGTGAAATTTAGCTTAAATGGCAAAGTTACCTCTTTGTACAACGTGGCTTATATATCCTGTTGAATCTATCAATGGGCAAGCATCCTCAGTTGGACAATAAAAAAGGTAGCAATTTGGAAATGAATTCTTCTGTCTTGGATTAAATGTCATAAAATTGCACCGATTTTCTCCTTCCAAAC includes:
- the LOC144498597 gene encoding uncharacterized protein LOC144498597 isoform X2; its protein translation is MTFNPRQKNSFPNCYLFYCPTEDACPLIDSTGYISHVVQRDSESMEDESMEEELSDKGIPLDQLRNLTSNLAPTKITTRRPTTVSTLQTTTVQSRTSSTHTKFYTLPVTTKPLTMTRTPSITLAANPLLTALSLTTDKPKIIHPTIHTTPTSAFLTNLLLTTIQLTSTNYHTTLSATTLQPTATSTLPTTLPVTTTPTTTTTLPVTTTRTTTTTTPTTMTTTLPTTLPVTTTRTTTTTPTTMTTTLPTTLPVTTTRTTTTTPTTMTTTLPTTLPVTTTPTTTTTPTTMTTTLPTTLLATTTRTTTTTTRTTTTTLPVTSTQTITTTTLADTNTQKRTTIPLTTTTLPNIQLTTTNTSTAKVTPKMTQQSPTSKIPVAKTPFIGIITVVSSKGRNKLLGSDIKSAGKMEDSKVEVQSGLIAALLFGLLFLIIVMIVISKRISESYNRRHYTRMDYLINGMYIDA
- the LOC144498597 gene encoding uncharacterized protein LOC144498597 isoform X1 — its product is MVWRHSESFLLLLLTILTNHRGLLQESKCTFSSTWNVIIDIKVALAKGLKSPAPFHTDTVEECHDRCCTDLPVTGENRCNFMTFNPRQKNSFPNCYLFYCPTEDACPLIDSTGYISHVVQRDSESMEDESMEEELSDKGIPLDQLRNLTSNLAPTKITTRRPTTVSTLQTTTVQSRTSSTHTKFYTLPVTTKPLTMTRTPSITLAANPLLTALSLTTDKPKIIHPTIHTTPTSAFLTNLLLTTIQLTSTNYHTTLSATTLQPTATSTLPTTLPVTTTPTTTTTLPVTTTRTTTTTTPTTMTTTLPTTLPVTTTRTTTTTPTTMTTTLPTTLPVTTTRTTTTTPTTMTTTLPTTLPVTTTPTTTTTPTTMTTTLPTTLLATTTRTTTTTTRTTTTTLPVTSTQTITTTTLADTNTQKRTTIPLTTTTLPNIQLTTTNTSTAKVTPKMTQQSPTSKIPVAKTPFIGIITVVSSKGRNKLLGSDIKSAGKMEDSKVEVQSGLIAALLFGLLFLIIVMIVISKRISESYNRRHYTRMDYLINGMYIDA